The Georgenia faecalis genome includes a window with the following:
- a CDS encoding DUF4012 domain-containing protein, with product MSSLFPMMDDDEQPIRRERRGEGRRDRGSRRKRRGRLTLAIAGGFVLAVILLGVAALLLALDARTAYAELQAAMPQVTQLRAQVLAGENDVAAATSEELQEHTSAARDAVHGPHWTLAGLLPVVGPNVDAAQAAAVVVDDLATGVLPDLVAVTAVVNPASLAPVDGRIDVAALSAAAPQVVAANDAVAAAAERMDAVSLDGVHERLRGPLEDLQVQLDEVSSLTQTAARAVQLVPPMLGAEGPREYLLMVQNNSEPRSTGGLTGAFVHLRADAGAIELVDQGPAGFLGSYPEPAVELTPTEVSLFGTQIGRYPGNITATPDFPRSAQIAQEMWRQSHGSEIDGVFSVDPVALGSLLTATGPVGLPTGDELTAENAAAMMLNGVYLQIPDPDMQNLFFQAAAGTIFSHVMSGAGSPVAAVGALTLAAEEGRLLVWSAHPEEQELLAGTVLSGELRGHAGDSPVVGVYLNDLSGAKVAYYQRMDATVTAATCRPDGSQDLTLAVTLSNDAPAGAADLPVSLVGNGDAVEPGGMRSNVLVYAPTGGRITDVRASNGEPDVLPQIHDDLVVAARRIVLSPGETVTTEYDITTGPGLDGEVDLRLTPGPGDGKFTSSGSQCS from the coding sequence GTGTCTTCTCTGTTTCCGATGATGGACGACGACGAGCAGCCCATCCGCCGTGAGCGGCGGGGTGAGGGCCGACGAGACCGGGGCAGCCGGCGCAAGCGGCGGGGCCGCCTGACGCTCGCCATCGCCGGTGGTTTCGTGCTCGCGGTGATCCTCCTCGGGGTCGCGGCTCTCCTGCTCGCCCTGGACGCCCGCACCGCCTACGCCGAGCTCCAGGCGGCGATGCCGCAGGTGACCCAGCTCCGGGCACAGGTGCTCGCCGGGGAGAACGACGTCGCCGCCGCCACGTCGGAGGAGCTCCAGGAGCACACCAGCGCGGCCCGCGACGCCGTTCACGGCCCGCACTGGACGCTGGCGGGCCTCCTGCCGGTCGTCGGCCCCAACGTCGACGCCGCCCAGGCGGCCGCTGTCGTGGTGGATGACCTGGCCACCGGGGTGCTGCCCGACCTCGTCGCCGTCACCGCCGTGGTGAACCCGGCGAGCCTCGCCCCGGTCGACGGGCGGATCGACGTCGCCGCCCTCAGCGCGGCGGCGCCGCAGGTGGTGGCGGCCAACGACGCCGTCGCGGCCGCGGCCGAGCGGATGGACGCCGTGTCGCTCGACGGCGTTCACGAACGTCTGCGCGGGCCGCTGGAGGACCTCCAGGTCCAGCTCGACGAGGTCAGCTCCCTCACGCAGACCGCCGCGCGCGCGGTGCAGCTCGTCCCGCCGATGCTCGGCGCGGAGGGCCCGCGGGAGTACCTGCTCATGGTCCAGAACAACTCCGAGCCGCGGAGCACCGGGGGCCTCACCGGTGCGTTCGTCCATCTGCGCGCCGACGCGGGCGCCATCGAGCTGGTCGACCAGGGGCCGGCCGGGTTCCTCGGGTCCTACCCCGAGCCCGCCGTCGAGCTCACCCCCACCGAGGTGTCCCTCTTCGGCACGCAGATCGGGCGCTATCCCGGAAACATCACGGCGACTCCCGATTTCCCGCGCAGCGCGCAGATTGCCCAGGAGATGTGGCGCCAGAGCCACGGCTCGGAGATCGACGGCGTCTTTTCCGTCGACCCCGTGGCCCTGGGGTCGTTGCTCACCGCGACCGGACCGGTGGGGCTGCCCACCGGGGACGAGCTGACCGCGGAGAATGCCGCCGCCATGATGCTCAACGGCGTGTACCTGCAGATTCCTGACCCGGACATGCAGAACCTGTTCTTTCAGGCCGCCGCGGGAACGATCTTTTCCCACGTGATGTCGGGTGCGGGGAGCCCCGTCGCAGCGGTGGGGGCGCTGACCCTCGCCGCGGAGGAGGGGCGCCTGCTCGTGTGGTCCGCGCACCCGGAGGAGCAGGAGCTGCTCGCCGGCACCGTGCTCAGCGGCGAGCTGCGCGGGCACGCCGGCGATTCCCCGGTGGTGGGCGTCTACCTCAACGACCTCAGCGGCGCGAAAGTGGCGTACTACCAACGGATGGACGCCACCGTCACCGCGGCCACGTGCCGCCCGGACGGCTCGCAGGACCTCACCCTCGCGGTCACCCTCAGCAACGACGCGCCCGCCGGCGCGGCGGACCTGCCCGTCTCGCTCGTGGGCAACGGCGACGCCGTGGAGCCGGGCGGCATGCGCTCCAACGTCCTCGTCTACGCGCCCACCGGTGGGCGCATCACGGACGTCCGGGCCAGTAATGGCGAACCGGACGTGCTGCCGCAGATCCACGACGACCTGGTGGTTGCCGCCCGACGGATTGTGCTCTCACCTGGGGAAACGGTGACGACGGAGTACGACATCACCACGGGCCCCGGCCTTGACGGCGAGGTAGACCTTCGGCTCACCCCCGGTCCAGGGGACGGAAAGTTCACGTCCTCGGGTTCCCAGTGCTCATGA